In Deinococcus sonorensis KR-87, a single window of DNA contains:
- a CDS encoding sucrase ferredoxin, translated as MSGAGRPAMTGTAERLPLCADVSRSLQEDPIGTAPHWAEVTVLELDVRRWAQLRDFERWTPEQRGVFERLRERVEADGAGFGMLMSAPQQPDAPLRVRHYTRGAGGYVRRDYASGLPQDDWAQGLIATLLDPQRLQAWAPCPVPPGPDLHVCTHGTVDAACGRYGVPVYQGLAAAGVRAWRTGHFGGHRFAATAVELPSGLLWAHLTPELAVQVARRELAPAEAARHLRGFAGLPPLAQVLDRELLIQHGWAWLDADRHATVNGDEVTLTYRWRGQAGQRRARVDVARQLEVPGSSHKPGHNSVPQYRVTWLDGTAS; from the coding sequence GTGTCCGGCGCTGGCCGGCCGGCCATGACCGGCACGGCCGAGCGGCTGCCGCTGTGTGCCGACGTGTCGCGGTCGCTGCAGGAGGATCCGATCGGCACCGCCCCGCACTGGGCCGAGGTGACGGTGCTGGAGCTGGACGTGCGGCGCTGGGCGCAGCTGCGGGACTTCGAGCGATGGACTCCCGAGCAGCGGGGGGTGTTCGAGCGGCTGCGCGAGCGGGTCGAGGCGGACGGGGCCGGCTTCGGGATGCTGATGAGCGCGCCACAGCAGCCGGACGCGCCGCTGCGGGTGCGGCATTACACCCGTGGCGCGGGCGGGTACGTGCGCCGGGATTACGCGTCCGGGCTCCCGCAGGACGACTGGGCCCAGGGCCTGATCGCCACCCTGCTGGACCCGCAGCGCCTGCAGGCGTGGGCACCGTGCCCGGTCCCCCCCGGCCCGGACCTGCACGTGTGCACTCACGGCACGGTGGACGCCGCCTGCGGCCGCTACGGCGTGCCGGTGTACCAGGGCCTCGCCGCGGCCGGCGTGCGGGCGTGGCGCACCGGCCATTTCGGCGGCCACCGCTTCGCGGCGACGGCGGTGGAGCTGCCCAGCGGGCTGCTGTGGGCCCACCTGACCCCAGAGCTGGCGGTGCAGGTCGCCCGGCGTGAGCTGGCCCCCGCCGAGGCGGCACGTCACCTGCGCGGCTTCGCCGGCCTGCCCCCCCTGGCGCAGGTGCTGGACCGCGAGTTGCTGATCCAGCACGGCTGGGCCTGGCTGGACGCGGACCGTCACGCCACGGTGAACGGCGACGAGGTGACGCTGACGTACCGCTGGCGCGGCCAGGCGGGCCAGCGGCGCGCCCGGGTGGACGTGGCCCGGCAGCTTGAGGTGCCGGGCTCCAGCCACAAACCCGGCCACAACAGCGTGCCGCAGTACCGGGTGACCTGGCTGGACGGCACCGCATCTTGA